DNA from Candidatus Woesearchaeota archaeon:
CTCATAAACTTTCTGAAGCTCGCTTAAGGTGAATTTTTTGGGAAGAAGCCGGAATGCTATGTTTGTGTATTCCACCCTGTTCCTGAGCCTTTCAACAGCATGGCTGATTATCTTTTCATGGTCAAAAGCAAGCTTCGGAAGCTTTTTTATCGGGAACCATGTTGCATCCTTGGCATCTGTTGAAGAGCATAACCTGATTTTTGATGAATCCAAAAGGGCATAATAAACTACAGTTATAACCCTTCCCCTTGGATCCCTTCCGATATCGCCCTTTGTGTAAAGCTGGGCGAGATAGGCATTTTTAACCCCTGTTTCCTCGCAGAGCTCCCTTTCTGCAGCCGCAGATATCTCCTCATCGGGCTTTATGAAACCGCCAGGTATCGCCCAGAAATCCCTGAAAGGCTCAGCGAGCCTTTTTATGAGAAGAACCTCAAGGTTGCTGTTCTGGATTGTAAAGAGGATTATGTCAACTGTTAATGAAATTTTAGAGCCATTTTCCATTTCACATTATGCATTTAATGAAGTTTAAAAACATTTTGGTAAAATTTACACTTATTAAAAACCCTATCTCCCCTTTTCGCTCTCAAGATAGTCCATTAAAATTTTTTCATGGTCAAACGCAAG
Protein-coding regions in this window:
- a CDS encoding NUDIX domain-containing protein, with amino-acid sequence MENGSKISLTVDIILFTIQNSNLEVLLIKRLAEPFRDFWAIPGGFIKPDEEISAAAERELCEETGVKNAYLAQLYTKGDIGRDPRGRVITVVYYALLDSSKIRLCSSTDAKDATWFPIKKLPKLAFDHEKIISHAVERLRNRVEYTNIAFRLLPKKFTLSELQKVYEIILDRKLDKRNFRKNVKKLNILEEHNETKMTGIHRPAKLYSFIKSGDLGIFRAQKRVTG